The DNA window CCGAGAGCCCGCCGAGGACCGGGATCTCCGCGATCGCGGCGTGACGTCCGATGGTCGCCATGGTGCCCAGATCGAGGTAGCGGAACTTCTTGCGCGGCTTGCCGGCGACCTCTGCGGCGATCGCGCGGGCGGCGGCCTGACCGGACTGGATGGCGGGCTGCGCGAGCTGGGGGAGCGGCTCGTCCTGACCGGCGATGTCGCCCGCGGCGTAGACGCCGGGGAAGCCCTTGACCTGGAGGTAGTCGTCCACGGCGAGGCGTCCGCGCTTGTCCTGGGGGAAGCCCCACTCGGACACGGACTCCGGGATCGCGACGCCGGCCGCCCAGATGGTGATGTCGGATTCGACCACCGAGTCGTCGTCGAGGATCACGTGGTCGTAGCCGACCTCCTTCACCCCGCGACCGAGCTGGAGCACCACGCCGCGGTCCCGCAGCTCGTCGGCCGCGTACTGGCGGTACTTGGTGGAGAACTCCTTGAGCAGCTCGTCGCCGCGCTGCAGCACGGTGACCTGGAGGGTGCCGGGATCCATCTCCGGGTAGAGGATGTCCAGCTCCTGCATGCGGAAGTCGGCCAGCGCCCCGGCGATCTCCACGCCCGTCGGCCCGCCGCCCACGATGCAGACGTTCAGCTTGTCGTGGGTGATGTCGCACTCGCGGCTGGAGCGCTCCAGCTCCGAGAAGATGCGGTCGCGGATCGCCAGGGCCTGGCTGCGCGTGTACATCGGCATCGCGTGCTCCTCGGCGCCCGGGGTGCCGAAGTACGTGGTGGTCGCGCCGTTGGCGACGAT is part of the Brachybacterium ginsengisoli genome and encodes:
- a CDS encoding NAD(P)/FAD-dependent oxidoreductase, with translation MPLPFVSRRPTVPAKDGASWPHVVILGGGFAGAHAVGALRDARVRVTLIDRNVYKTFQPLLYQVATAGLNPGDVTMFLRGLSLKVPNMRYRQGEVEGVDPERKVVRLDEGQKGQHEISYDYLIVANGATTTYFGTPGAEEHAMPMYTRSQALAIRDRIFSELERSSRECDITHDKLNVCIVGGGPTGVEIAGALADFRMQELDILYPEMDPGTLQVTVLQRGDELLKEFSTKYRQYAADELRDRGVVLQLGRGVKEVGYDHVILDDDSVVESDITIWAAGVAIPESVSEWGFPQDKRGRLAVDDYLQVKGFPGVYAAGDIAGQDEPLPQLAQPAIQSGQAAARAIAAEVAGKPRKKFRYLDLGTMATIGRHAAIAEIPVLGGLSGSAGWAAWLGVHVMKMLGHRNQRAVAMNLVSLYGGTRATHQPNPVVGEVDSLRAAKIFEEQAPNRMFGANAGTTGPAAKTAAKDAPGAADVAEPTKD